Proteins found in one Methylobacter sp. S3L5C genomic segment:
- a CDS encoding glutathione peroxidase, which translates to MKILILLAGMLLFAQSAASEEPCSDLLNYKMSKLRSSEQLDFCQAFKGKVILAVNTASNCGYTPQFKGLEALYQKYKDQGLVVVGFPSNEFNQEFDEPEKTAKVCYINYGVTFHMLEKSAVKGAEANAFFKKLIQTTGQAPEWNFYKYLISRDGTSVTAFASNVTPEQLDSKINSLLMAK; encoded by the coding sequence ATGAAAATTCTAATTTTACTGGCCGGCATGCTGTTATTTGCACAGTCAGCAGCCTCGGAAGAACCTTGCTCTGATTTGCTGAATTATAAAATGAGCAAGTTAAGATCAAGTGAACAGCTTGATTTTTGCCAGGCATTTAAAGGTAAGGTGATTTTGGCTGTCAATACTGCCAGTAATTGCGGTTACACGCCACAATTTAAAGGTCTGGAAGCGTTGTATCAAAAATATAAAGACCAAGGTCTGGTTGTGGTCGGTTTCCCCTCTAATGAATTTAACCAAGAATTTGATGAGCCAGAAAAAACCGCCAAAGTCTGTTATATCAATTATGGAGTGACTTTTCATATGTTGGAAAAAAGCGCAGTCAAGGGAGCAGAGGCTAATGCTTTTTTTAAAAAGCTTATTCAAACTACCGGTCAAGCGCCAGAATGGAATTTTTATAAATATTTGATTAGTCGGGATGGTACAAGCGTTACGGCGTTTGCCAGTAATGTCACTCCCGAACAGCTGGATTCTAAAATTAACTCACTGCTAATGGCGAAATAG
- the panB gene encoding 3-methyl-2-oxobutanoate hydroxymethyltransferase — MNQYVYDSKVKPLTVNDLLAMKQRGEKISCLTAYDAGFSTLIDKVGVDMMLVGDSLGMVIQGHETTLSVTIRDMVYHTRCVSTARHRAFIIADLPFMSYATPLIAAKNAAKLIQLGGAQMVKLEGARIEIVRFLVDQGIPVCGHLGLLPQLINQLGSYKVQGKEPADAAKIIADAHQLQQAGAGLLVLECVPADLAREISIQLDIPVIGIGAGVACDGQVLVLYDMLNIGSGKRPRFSRNFMGDAGSIEEAINAYHQAVKQSRFPTAEHSF, encoded by the coding sequence ATGAACCAATATGTTTACGATTCTAAAGTAAAGCCCTTGACGGTTAATGATCTGCTTGCCATGAAACAGCGAGGTGAAAAAATAAGCTGTTTAACGGCTTACGATGCCGGTTTTAGTACCTTAATCGACAAAGTGGGTGTCGATATGATGTTGGTGGGTGATTCGTTGGGTATGGTTATCCAGGGGCATGAGACAACGCTTTCTGTCACTATTAGGGATATGGTTTATCATACCCGCTGTGTTAGCACTGCCAGGCATCGTGCGTTTATTATTGCTGATTTACCGTTCATGAGTTATGCCACGCCTCTTATTGCGGCTAAAAATGCGGCCAAATTAATACAGCTTGGTGGTGCGCAAATGGTTAAACTGGAAGGTGCCCGGATTGAAATTGTTCGATTTTTAGTTGACCAGGGTATTCCTGTGTGTGGACATTTGGGTTTGTTACCTCAGTTGATTAATCAATTGGGCAGCTATAAAGTCCAGGGCAAAGAGCCCGCTGATGCCGCAAAAATTATTGCCGATGCCCATCAATTACAGCAAGCAGGTGCCGGATTGTTGGTATTGGAATGTGTGCCTGCGGATCTTGCCAGGGAAATAAGCATTCAGCTTGATATTCCTGTTATTGGTATAGGCGCCGGCGTTGCTTGCGACGGTCAGGTTTTGGTACTTTACGACATGCTCAATATCGGCAGCGGCAAGCGTCCGCGTTTTTCCAGAAATTTCATGGGTGACGCCGGGAGTATTGAGGAGGCTATCAATGCTTATCATCAGGCGGTCAAGCAGTCACGATTTCCAACCGCTGAACATAGCTTCTAA
- the ubiD gene encoding 4-hydroxy-3-polyprenylbenzoate decarboxylase gives MKYRDLRDFIKQLEKQGELKRVIIPVDPYLEMTEICDRTLKQAGPALLFENPIGHNIPVLANLFGTPRRVAMGMGAESVTELRGIGQLLAYLKEPEPPKGLKDAWEKFPVFKQVLNMAPKLVSSPPCQELIREGDEIDLGDYPIQTCWPEDAAPLITWPLVITKGPHKDRQNLGIYRMQVIAKNKVIMRWLAHRGGALDFKEFQAAYPGQPFPVSVALGADPATILAAVTPVPDSLSEYAFAGLLRGSKTEVAKSLLNDLRVPASAEIVLEGFIYPDEFAAEGPYGDHTGYYNEVADFPVFTIERITQRQAPIYHSTYTGKPPDEPAILGLALNEVFIPILQKQFPEIIDFYLPPEGCSYRMAVISMKKQYPGHAKRIMLGTWSYLRQFMYTKFVIVVDDDIDVRNWQDVIWAMTTRMDPARDLTILENTPIDYLDFASPVSGLGSKVGFDATNKWPGETNREWGTTIAMSPEVIKKVDAMWDKLF, from the coding sequence ATGAAATACCGCGATCTGCGTGACTTTATTAAACAGTTGGAAAAACAAGGTGAACTAAAACGGGTTATCATTCCTGTTGATCCCTATCTGGAAATGACAGAAATTTGTGACCGCACTTTAAAGCAAGCCGGCCCCGCCTTGTTGTTTGAAAATCCAATCGGTCACAACATCCCGGTACTGGCCAACCTATTTGGTACGCCACGCCGCGTTGCCATGGGTATGGGTGCGGAATCAGTCACCGAACTGCGCGGCATTGGCCAGTTACTGGCTTACTTAAAAGAACCAGAACCACCTAAAGGCCTGAAAGACGCATGGGAGAAGTTTCCGGTATTCAAGCAAGTACTGAATATGGCCCCCAAACTGGTTTCATCACCGCCTTGCCAAGAACTGATTCGAGAAGGCGATGAAATTGATCTCGGCGATTATCCCATTCAGACTTGCTGGCCCGAAGATGCGGCACCGTTAATTACCTGGCCGCTAGTGATTACCAAAGGTCCCCATAAAGACCGGCAAAATTTGGGCATTTATCGCATGCAAGTCATTGCAAAAAACAAAGTCATCATGCGTTGGCTGGCACATCGGGGCGGGGCGCTGGATTTTAAAGAATTCCAGGCGGCCTATCCCGGCCAGCCTTTCCCTGTTTCGGTAGCCTTAGGTGCAGATCCTGCAACCATACTTGCCGCCGTCACACCGGTACCAGACTCGCTGTCTGAATACGCATTTGCCGGTTTATTGCGCGGCAGTAAAACAGAAGTTGCCAAATCGCTGCTTAATGATTTACGAGTACCAGCCAGTGCTGAAATTGTTCTGGAAGGATTTATTTACCCTGATGAATTTGCCGCAGAAGGGCCTTATGGCGACCACACCGGTTATTACAACGAAGTCGCTGACTTTCCGGTATTCACTATCGAAAGAATCACCCAGCGTCAGGCACCCATCTATCACAGCACCTATACCGGCAAGCCACCGGATGAACCTGCAATTCTGGGGCTTGCTTTAAACGAGGTATTTATACCTATCTTACAAAAACAATTTCCGGAAATTATCGATTTTTACCTGCCTCCGGAAGGCTGCTCTTACCGTATGGCGGTTATCAGCATGAAAAAGCAGTATCCAGGCCACGCCAAACGCATTATGCTGGGTACTTGGTCATATTTGCGACAATTTATGTACACCAAGTTTGTCATCGTCGTCGATGACGATATCGATGTCCGTAACTGGCAAGATGTGATCTGGGCGATGACTACCCGTATGGATCCTGCCAGAGATTTAACCATACTGGAAAACACCCCGATTGATTACCTTGACTTTGCTTCACCGGTTTCAGGTTTGGGCTCTAAAGTGGGCTTTGATGCGACTAATAAATGGCCGGGAGAAACCAATCGGGAATGGGGTACAACGATTGCAATGTCACCGGAAGTGATCAAAAAAGTGGATGCTATGTGGGATAAATTATTTTAA
- the pcnB gene encoding polynucleotide adenylyltransferase PcnB, translating into MIAINKKQTGLKAILNFFKKLIKSARNEAEPVATKVRVYQRSEHNVSRAQISENALKVLYKLQKEGFDAYLVGGCVRDLLLGREPKDFDVATNADPEQVRKVFRNCRLIGRRFRLAHVYFGREVIEVATFRGAGEEQSDKQVLNKEGRLLRDNVYGTIEEDVWRRDFTVNALYYNIKDFSVVDYVGGMADHKAATLRLIGDPETRFREDPVRMLRAVRFAVKLSFNLHPDCEKAMHKAAELLSSIPSARLYDEALKLFLSGYALQTFEMLRHYGLFQVLFPATENCLSEEENGFPRLLLIKALENSDNRIVDGKTVTAYFLFAAFLWEPVQLRAKEKMAHGLVEFMAYQEAANDVIAMQVKSTALPRHITMAMREVWSLQPKFNARVGSKPSRLITHPRFRAGYDFLLLRAETGGVDPELVQWWGKYQSANDNEQRKMTQPPRKASGGKSSRRRNPRSNGKESNAGKEV; encoded by the coding sequence ATGATTGCGATAAATAAAAAACAAACCGGGTTAAAGGCCATTTTAAATTTCTTCAAAAAATTGATTAAGTCAGCCAGAAATGAAGCTGAACCAGTCGCGACGAAAGTCAGAGTATATCAACGCTCGGAACATAATGTTTCGCGTGCCCAGATTAGTGAAAACGCGCTGAAGGTTTTATACAAGCTGCAAAAGGAAGGCTTCGATGCCTACCTGGTCGGTGGTTGCGTCCGTGATTTATTGTTGGGTCGTGAACCGAAGGATTTTGATGTTGCAACCAATGCGGATCCTGAGCAGGTTAGAAAAGTATTTCGTAATTGTCGGTTAATTGGTCGCAGGTTTCGCCTGGCACATGTCTATTTTGGCAGGGAGGTCATTGAAGTTGCGACTTTTCGAGGCGCAGGGGAAGAGCAAAGCGACAAACAGGTGCTTAATAAAGAAGGGCGTTTGTTGCGTGATAATGTCTACGGAACTATTGAAGAAGATGTTTGGCGTCGGGATTTTACGGTTAATGCGCTTTACTACAATATAAAAGATTTTTCGGTAGTAGATTATGTCGGCGGCATGGCTGATCATAAAGCGGCAACGCTAAGGCTTATTGGAGATCCTGAAACACGTTTTCGTGAAGATCCGGTGCGCATGTTAAGGGCCGTGCGTTTTGCCGTTAAGCTGAGTTTCAACTTACATCCTGATTGTGAAAAAGCCATGCATAAGGCGGCAGAACTATTGTCGAGCATACCGTCTGCCCGGTTGTATGATGAGGCGCTCAAATTATTCTTGTCCGGTTACGCACTGCAAACGTTCGAAATGTTAAGGCATTACGGGCTGTTTCAAGTGTTGTTTCCGGCGACAGAAAACTGTTTGTCTGAGGAGGAAAATGGTTTTCCACGATTGCTGTTGATTAAAGCGCTTGAAAATTCCGATAACAGAATAGTCGATGGTAAAACAGTTACGGCTTATTTTTTGTTTGCCGCTTTCTTGTGGGAGCCCGTTCAGTTGCGGGCTAAAGAAAAAATGGCGCATGGTCTGGTTGAATTCATGGCCTACCAGGAAGCCGCCAATGACGTTATTGCGATGCAGGTTAAAAGTACTGCTTTACCGCGCCATATTACCATGGCTATGCGCGAAGTCTGGAGTTTGCAGCCAAAGTTTAATGCCCGGGTAGGATCTAAACCGAGTCGGTTAATTACCCATCCTCGTTTTAGGGCGGGTTATGATTTTCTGCTGTTGCGTGCAGAGACTGGTGGAGTTGATCCTGAATTAGTACAGTGGTGGGGTAAATATCAGAGTGCCAATGATAACGAACAAAGAAAAATGACCCAACCTCCGCGCAAAGCATCCGGTGGTAAATCATCCCGAAGAAGAAATCCCCGGAGCAATGGTAAAGAAAGTAATGCAGGGAAAGAGGTTTAG
- the prlC gene encoding oligopeptidase A yields the protein MTNPLLTNPTLPLFSQIKPEHIEPAITQLLDEARATVKQQLQATTQYTWKNLVEPLENAEDRLNKAWSPVSHMNSVVNTDELREAYNACLPKLSAYSTEIGQNEQLFKAYQIIAESDEFATLDSAQQKIIHNALRDFKLSGVDLDSEKKQRYKDISQELSRLASNYEENLLDSTNAWSKVIRNELDLAGLPDSAMAQAKQSAASQNEEGWLITLQFPSYQAVMTYADNRELRHEHYQAYSTRASDQGPQAGKWDNSPLMEQILALRHEKAQLLGFKNYAELSLATKMANKPDEVMNFLEDLADKSWRPARKDLAELREFAEQEYGINDLQSWDIGYYSEKMRQHFYQLSQEEVKAFFPITRVLLGLFAVVEKLYDLNITEIDDFDSWHPDVRFFQIHDDTDELRGRFYVDLYARAKKRGGAWMDDCVGRKKTGDTTQTPVAFLTCNFTPPTSDTPALLTHDDVITLFHEFGHGLHHMLTKVDHLGVSGINGVEWDAVELPSQFMENWCWEQAAQGLISGHYQTGETLPDTLFNKMLAAKNFQAGMIMVRQLEFSLFDFRIHRDYDPEKGGRIYEILEQVRDQIAVIKPPKFNRFAHSFSHIFAGGYGAGYYSYKWAEVLSSDAFSLFEEKGIFDQETGKAFLRNILEQGGTENAMDLFIKFRGRKPTIDALLRHNGIAA from the coding sequence ATGACTAACCCTTTATTGACCAATCCCACCCTACCCTTATTTTCCCAAATAAAACCCGAACATATTGAACCCGCCATCACCCAATTACTGGATGAAGCCCGTGCAACTGTAAAACAACAGCTACAAGCAACGACACAGTACACATGGAAAAATCTGGTTGAACCACTGGAAAATGCTGAAGACCGACTTAATAAAGCCTGGTCTCCCGTTAGCCACATGAATTCTGTCGTCAATACTGATGAGCTTCGTGAGGCGTATAACGCCTGCCTGCCCAAACTCAGTGCCTACTCCACTGAAATAGGGCAAAATGAACAACTATTTAAAGCTTATCAAATTATTGCTGAAAGTGATGAGTTTGCAACGCTTGATAGTGCCCAACAAAAAATCATCCACAATGCGTTAAGAGATTTTAAATTATCAGGCGTCGATCTGGATAGCGAAAAAAAGCAACGTTACAAGGACATCAGCCAGGAATTATCACGTCTTGCCAGCAACTACGAAGAAAACCTGCTGGATTCGACCAATGCCTGGAGTAAAGTTATAAGAAATGAACTGGATTTGGCGGGATTGCCTGATTCCGCTATGGCTCAGGCTAAGCAATCGGCGGCAAGCCAGAATGAAGAAGGCTGGCTGATAACCCTGCAATTTCCCTCCTATCAAGCGGTTATGACTTACGCCGATAATCGGGAATTACGCCATGAACATTACCAAGCATACTCGACTCGCGCTTCAGACCAAGGCCCACAGGCCGGAAAATGGGATAACAGTCCACTCATGGAGCAAATCCTGGCACTACGTCATGAAAAAGCCCAGTTGTTGGGTTTTAAAAATTACGCCGAACTGTCTCTTGCTACCAAAATGGCCAACAAGCCTGATGAGGTCATGAATTTCCTGGAAGATTTGGCGGATAAATCCTGGCGACCTGCACGTAAAGATCTGGCGGAGTTACGTGAATTTGCCGAGCAGGAATACGGCATTAACGACCTTCAATCCTGGGACATAGGTTATTATTCGGAGAAAATGCGTCAGCATTTTTACCAGCTTTCACAAGAAGAAGTTAAAGCGTTCTTTCCCATCACCAGGGTTTTGCTCGGATTATTTGCTGTCGTAGAAAAGCTGTACGACTTAAATATAACCGAAATTGATGATTTTGACAGTTGGCATCCCGATGTGCGTTTTTTCCAGATACATGACGATACCGATGAACTTCGCGGCCGGTTTTATGTTGATCTTTATGCCCGCGCCAAAAAACGAGGCGGTGCCTGGATGGATGATTGCGTCGGTCGTAAAAAAACCGGTGATACCACTCAAACCCCGGTCGCCTTCCTGACTTGCAACTTCACGCCGCCAACCAGCGATACCCCGGCCTTGCTTACGCATGACGATGTTATTACCTTATTTCATGAATTTGGTCACGGCTTACACCACATGCTAACCAAGGTTGATCACCTGGGCGTCTCAGGCATTAACGGTGTTGAATGGGATGCCGTTGAATTACCCAGTCAATTTATGGAAAACTGGTGCTGGGAACAAGCTGCGCAAGGACTAATTTCAGGCCATTATCAAACCGGCGAAACGCTACCTGACACCTTGTTTAATAAAATGCTGGCGGCAAAAAACTTTCAGGCCGGCATGATTATGGTTAGACAACTTGAGTTCAGCTTGTTTGATTTTAGAATTCATCGAGATTACGACCCTGAAAAAGGCGGCCGCATCTATGAAATTCTGGAGCAAGTCAGAGACCAGATTGCTGTTATTAAACCACCCAAATTTAACCGTTTTGCCCACAGTTTTTCACATATTTTTGCCGGTGGCTATGGTGCCGGTTATTACAGCTATAAATGGGCAGAAGTCTTATCCAGCGATGCTTTTTCCTTATTTGAAGAAAAAGGTATTTTTGACCAGGAAACCGGTAAAGCTTTTTTGCGTAATATTCTTGAACAAGGCGGTACCGAGAATGCGATGGACTTGTTTATCAAATTTCGGGGCCGCAAACCAACTATTGATGCCTTACTCAGACATAACGGCATCGCTGCATGA
- a CDS encoding HlyC/CorC family transporter has translation MLILSAFFSGSETSLMTINRYRLRHLVKLRHAGAIKTQKLLKRPDRLLGLILLCNNFVNNFASSIATVIAIKLYADEESIVAIAAAILTIVMLIFSEVTPKTIAAMKPELLAFPAAWIYTPLLKILYPIVWIVNLLVSLLLRLVGVDVNKNRHDSLNKEELKSIITEAESLMPVRYQKMLLGILELESATVEDIMTPRNEIVGINLEDSIEDIITQIKSSPHTQLAVYKKSIDRVVGFLHLRKVLLLVNQDDFDKQAIINLLTKPSFIPESTPVHAQMLRFKSEKIRIGLAVDEYGDVQGLVTLDDLLQEIVGELITDDVTARKQSDGSYLVDATITVRELNRVMQWTLPTEGPKTLNGLILEFMETIPESGTSIKLHGHPLEIIKRDDHSVKLVKFVPRKKAV, from the coding sequence ATGCTTATTCTTTCCGCTTTTTTTTCGGGTTCAGAAACGTCTTTAATGACGATAAACCGTTACCGGTTAAGACATCTGGTTAAACTCAGACATGCTGGTGCAATAAAGACACAAAAGCTGTTAAAAAGACCGGATCGCTTGTTAGGCCTGATTTTGTTATGTAATAATTTTGTTAATAATTTCGCCTCTTCAATTGCCACGGTCATTGCCATTAAGCTTTATGCTGATGAAGAATCGATTGTAGCGATTGCCGCCGCCATTTTAACCATTGTCATGCTTATTTTCTCAGAGGTGACGCCGAAGACTATTGCGGCAATGAAGCCGGAATTATTGGCATTCCCGGCGGCCTGGATTTATACGCCGTTACTGAAAATACTTTATCCTATCGTTTGGATTGTTAATTTATTGGTCAGCTTGTTACTGCGGTTGGTTGGCGTTGATGTTAATAAAAATCGGCATGACTCACTGAATAAAGAAGAATTAAAAAGCATTATTACTGAAGCTGAAAGTTTAATGCCGGTGCGCTATCAAAAAATGCTATTGGGCATACTGGAACTTGAGTCAGCGACAGTTGAAGATATTATGACTCCCCGTAATGAAATTGTCGGTATTAATCTGGAAGATTCCATTGAAGACATCATTACACAAATCAAAAGCAGTCCGCATACGCAGTTAGCGGTATATAAAAAAAGCATTGATCGGGTAGTGGGTTTTTTACATTTAAGAAAGGTTTTGTTGCTGGTTAATCAGGATGATTTTGACAAGCAAGCTATTATAAATTTACTGACAAAACCTTCATTTATTCCTGAAAGTACGCCCGTGCATGCACAAATGCTCAGGTTTAAAAGCGAGAAAATCCGCATAGGTCTGGCTGTTGATGAATATGGTGATGTTCAGGGATTGGTTACCCTGGATGATTTGCTACAAGAAATAGTAGGAGAATTGATCACCGACGATGTGACGGCCAGAAAGCAAAGTGACGGTAGTTATCTGGTCGATGCCACTATTACGGTTAGAGAATTAAACCGTGTTATGCAATGGACGTTACCAACGGAAGGGCCAAAGACACTTAACGGGCTTATCCTTGAGTTTATGGAAACAATTCCTGAATCAGGAACCAGTATCAAGCTGCATGGGCACCCTTTGGAAATAATAAAACGTGATGATCATTCCGTGAAGTTGGTTAAGTTTGTGCCGAGAAAAAAAGCTGTTTAA
- the folK gene encoding 2-amino-4-hydroxy-6-hydroxymethyldihydropteridine diphosphokinase has product MKDSPVTPVIAYIGLGSNLAEPVAQIISARTAIVSIAGLQELAFSSLYHSLPMGPQDQPDYVNAVMCVATELLPMDFLHCLQNIENDQGRVRIGERWGARTLDLDVLIYGDQIIDLPDLVVPHKGVDERSFVLYPLFEIAPQLVIPGKGIIADLIAKCPLSGLRRMN; this is encoded by the coding sequence ATGAAAGATTCACCAGTAACTCCGGTTATTGCTTATATCGGTTTGGGTAGTAACCTTGCCGAACCTGTTGCACAAATTATCTCAGCCCGAACCGCAATAGTTTCAATAGCCGGCTTACAAGAATTGGCGTTTTCCAGTCTGTATCATAGCTTACCTATGGGGCCGCAGGATCAACCTGACTATGTCAATGCGGTTATGTGTGTAGCAACAGAGTTATTACCGATGGATTTTTTGCATTGTTTGCAAAATATCGAAAACGATCAGGGTCGGGTAAGAATAGGTGAGCGATGGGGAGCAAGAACCCTGGATTTGGATGTCTTGATTTATGGCGATCAAATTATTGATTTACCGGACTTGGTCGTCCCTCATAAAGGCGTGGATGAACGATCTTTTGTTTTGTATCCGCTGTTTGAAATTGCTCCACAACTGGTTATACCCGGTAAGGGCATTATTGCCGATCTTATTGCCAAGTGTCCATTGTCTGGATTAAGGCGGATGAATTGA
- a CDS encoding RDD family protein, translating into MSSKKKTILKPGQSPASAPGFLRRLAALIYDLFLLIALLFLATALLLPFTTGEAVSVQQLLIYRIYLLVISFFFYGWFWTHGGQTLGLRAWKIKVLTFDQKTINWYQALLRFATAIVSWSFFGLGFLWILMDKDQRSWYDHLSKTALFFDPQKK; encoded by the coding sequence TTGTCCTCAAAAAAGAAAACAATTTTAAAACCAGGTCAGAGCCCAGCCTCTGCACCTGGCTTTTTACGGCGCTTGGCAGCGCTAATTTACGATCTTTTTCTGCTGATTGCACTTTTGTTCCTCGCAACGGCTCTATTACTGCCATTTACTACCGGCGAAGCCGTTAGTGTCCAACAACTATTAATCTACCGTATTTATTTATTGGTCATCAGCTTCTTTTTTTATGGCTGGTTTTGGACCCATGGCGGCCAGACATTAGGCTTGCGTGCCTGGAAAATAAAAGTCCTCACGTTCGATCAAAAAACCATCAACTGGTATCAAGCTTTATTACGATTTGCTACGGCCATCGTCTCATGGAGCTTTTTTGGACTCGGCTTCCTATGGATTCTTATGGATAAGGATCAACGCAGTTGGTACGATCATCTATCAAAAACAGCGTTGTTCTTTGATCCTCAAAAAAAGTAG
- a CDS encoding DASH family cryptochrome, which yields MIMRNVGLYWFGNDLRIHDNGALLKAAAEVDYLLCVYCLDPQWLSPNQYGLAMMSANRWRFLKASLLDLDKQLHKLGQHLVVCYQSPVKAITALVGEHGISSLYRSRQTGFYENQLMLALQKQLPSLQLVESDTHSLYSLEQLPFALDKLPDTFTQFRQAVEQVPVEKPLPVPDFLPSSPAALTDWLVDFPDCLKFTPDADQEIVFNGGETAGLQQLTDYFAKGSASRYKELRNELDGWDNSTKFSPWLANGNLSARQICHYLNDFEQKVGANESTYWIFFELLWREYFQWYAHRHGKYLFVFQGIKQQKPLTSFYPERFQKWCLGNTPYPLVNAAMKQLNTTGFMSNRARQIVASCLVNELAVDWRYGAAYFEQQLLDYDVASNWGNWQYLAGVGADPRGKRHFNLDKQTRQYDQEGSFINKWQGRSPNLPLDSVDAADWPLITP from the coding sequence ATGATCATGCGTAATGTCGGGCTTTATTGGTTTGGTAATGATTTACGGATCCACGATAATGGTGCACTGTTAAAGGCGGCAGCCGAGGTGGATTATTTACTCTGTGTTTATTGCCTGGATCCGCAGTGGTTGTCGCCGAATCAATATGGTTTGGCAATGATGTCAGCTAATCGTTGGCGTTTTTTAAAAGCTTCGCTGCTGGATCTCGATAAGCAATTACATAAACTTGGCCAGCATCTTGTGGTGTGTTATCAATCACCCGTAAAAGCCATTACAGCGCTGGTTGGTGAGCATGGCATTTCGTCGCTTTATCGCAGTCGCCAAACCGGTTTTTATGAAAATCAACTAATGCTGGCCTTACAAAAGCAGTTGCCATCATTGCAGTTGGTCGAGTCGGACACGCATAGTTTATATTCCCTGGAGCAACTACCTTTTGCTTTGGATAAATTACCTGATACGTTTACCCAATTTAGACAGGCAGTTGAACAAGTACCCGTTGAAAAGCCGTTGCCTGTGCCCGATTTTCTGCCATCTAGTCCTGCAGCATTAACTGATTGGTTAGTAGATTTTCCTGACTGTTTAAAATTTACTCCTGACGCTGATCAGGAAATAGTTTTTAATGGTGGTGAAACAGCCGGTTTACAGCAGTTAACCGATTATTTTGCCAAGGGCTCTGCTAGTCGTTATAAAGAGCTTCGCAATGAACTGGATGGCTGGGATAATTCAACCAAATTTTCGCCCTGGCTGGCTAACGGCAATCTCTCTGCCCGGCAAATTTGCCACTATTTAAATGATTTCGAACAAAAAGTTGGTGCTAATGAATCGACGTATTGGATATTTTTTGAATTATTATGGCGCGAATATTTTCAATGGTATGCCCATCGCCATGGCAAATACTTGTTTGTTTTTCAGGGTATCAAACAGCAAAAACCCTTAACCAGTTTTTACCCCGAACGGTTTCAGAAGTGGTGTCTGGGTAATACGCCGTATCCTTTGGTAAACGCTGCCATGAAACAACTCAATACCACCGGCTTTATGTCCAATCGTGCCCGGCAAATTGTCGCCAGTTGTCTGGTCAATGAGTTGGCAGTCGATTGGCGTTATGGCGCCGCTTATTTTGAGCAGCAATTGCTGGATTATGATGTCGCCAGCAACTGGGGTAACTGGCAATATCTGGCTGGCGTTGGTGCCGATCCCCGGGGTAAGCGGCATTTTAATCTGGACAAGCAAACCAGGCAATACGATCAGGAAGGAAGCTTTATTAACAAGTGGCAGGGGCGAAGTCCAAATTTACCATTGGATTCTGTCGATGCTGCTGATTGGCCGCTTATCACTCCTTAA